A DNA window from Daucus carota subsp. sativus chromosome 3, DH1 v3.0, whole genome shotgun sequence contains the following coding sequences:
- the LOC108211597 gene encoding probable protein phosphatase 2C 51 isoform X1 produces the protein MKILGLIVKLVCFAVAVGGEILSNQLRSSQMLSLPECNRPTSLMMVVAFLGVLVYALTVMAQEVSVSCMMAYDEGGAPAVFQSLECPQWDFPAKILQNQTDNCQFATIQGYRDYQEDRVTCNLDFKIPVLGKNGPKEIVVGVLAIFDGHGGKEASEMASKYLLDYFLLHVIFCTYKQSILLQNKHESVSQGRNNTENDILTLTSSQEVLPLTDDLPIYKILKEALLGAIRDIDMKFSLEALDNNYVSGSTATVVLLLDGTFLVANIGDSKALLCSFEDHPVKLWANELTNDHHPSRDDEKARIEAAGGFVRVWGVPRVNGVLAVSRSIGDIYLKRYGVIATPEVRDWDSLKTRDMYLVVASDGIFETLTSQDVCELLEETEASDNLSLSSSSLSLADRIVYSALRKGSMDNLSAIVKPLWKSHKAEEYAVDL, from the exons ATGAAAATTCTGGGGTTAATTGTTAAGCTAGTATGTTTTGCGGTCGCTGTTGGCGGTGAAATTCTCTCAAATCAGCTCCGAAGCTCCCAAATGCTCAGCCTCCCG GAGTGTAATAGACCAACCAGCTTAATGATGGTAGTAGCTTTTCTTGGGGTTCTTGTTTATGCGCTTACAGTAATGGCTCAAGAGGTTTCGGTATCTTGTATGATGGCTTATGATGAAGGCGGTGCTCCGGCTGTTTTCCAATCTCTAGAGTGCCCTCAGTGGGACTTTCCAGCTAAAATCCTTCAAAATCAGACTGATAACTGCCAGTTCGCCACAATTCAAGGGTATCGGGATTATCAAGAGGATCGTGTTACTTGCAATCTTGATTTCAAGATACCAGTGCTTG GTAAAAATGGGCCTAAGGAGATAGTGGTTGGTGTACTTGCAATATTTGATGGTCATGGAGGAAAGGAAGCTAGTGAGATGGCCTCAAAGTATTTGCTGGATTACTTTCTGCTGCATGTTATATTTTGTACTTACAAGCAGTCCATACTTCTCCAGAACAAGCATGAATCGGTTTCTCAAGGCAGAAACAACACAGAGAATGATATATTAACACTCACAAG TTCTCAAGAAGTGTTACCACTAACTGATGATTTGCCTATATATAAGATCTTGAAGGAAGCACTATTGGGGGCAATCCGTGATAttgatatgaaattttcattg GAAGCTTTAGACAACAACTATGTTTCCGGGTCTACTGCCACTGTCGTTCTCTTGCTAGatggtacatttttggttgccAACATTGGTGATTCAAAAGCACTCTTATGCTCATTTGAGG aTCATCCGGTAAAGCTCTGGGCTAATGAACTAACAAACGATCATCATCCAAGCAGAGATGATGAAAAGGCACGAATAGAGGCTGCTGGTGGTTTTGTTCGTGTATGGGGTGTACCTCGTGTTAACGGTGTACTAGCTGTATCTCGTTCTATAGGTGACATTTATCTCAAAAG GTATGGTGTTATTGCAACCCCAGAAGTGAGAGACTGGGACTCCTTAAAAACCAGGGATATGTATTTGGTGGTCGCTTCTGATGGCATATTTGAAACTCTGACCTCACAAGATGTTTGTGAACTTCTAGAGGAAACCGAGGCTTCTGATAATTTATCTCTAAGCTCGTCATCGCTTTCATTGGCTGATAGAATAGTGTATTCTGCATTGAGAAAGGGCAGCATGGATAATTTGTCAGCTATCGTGAAGCCATTGTGGAAATCTCACAAGGCCGAAGAATATGCTGTAGacttgtga
- the LOC108215056 gene encoding protein LIFEGUARD 2 has translation MWQRTFGKNDVESGATQPLYPMMLESPELRWNFIRKIYSIVAFQLLLTVIIGAIVVSVKPISTFFTTTGAGLFFYILLIITPFIVLCPLSYYYQKHPVNFILLGVFTVAIAGAIGLTCAYTSGKVILEAVILTAVVVVSLTLYTFWAAKRGYDFNFLGPFLFGAIIVLMVFSFIQIFFPLGRISEMIYGCLASVIFCGYIVYDTDNLIKRYTYDDYIWASVSLYLDIINLFLSLLTVFRAADN, from the exons ATGTGGCAGCGAACTTTCGGCAAAAACGACGTCGAATCAGGCGCAACTCAGCCTCTCTATCCGATGATGCTCGAGTCGCCGGAGCTCCGGTGGAACTTCATCCGCAAAATATACTCGATCGTCGCGTTCCAGTTACTTCTCACCGTGATTATCGGCGCTATTGTCGTCTCCGTCAAGCCAATTTCAACTTTCTTCACTACAACTGGCGCTGGATTGTTCTTCTATATACTTCTTATCATCACTCCCTTCATCG tTTTGTGTCCGTTATCGTATTATTATCAGAAGCATCCGGTGAATTTCATACTTCTCGGAGTGTTTACGGTTGCTATTGCGGGTGCTATTGGATTGACTTGTGCTTATACAAGCG GAAAGGTGATCTTGGAAGCTGTTATCTTAACAGCTGTGGTGGTAGTGAGTCTTACACTGTACACTTTTTGGGCGGCAAAGAGGGGATATGACTTCAATTTCTTAGGTCCATTCCTCTTTGGTGCCATTATTGTCCTTATGGTTTTCAGCTTCATTCAG ATATTCTTCCCCCTCGGGAGGATTTCAGAGATGATCTATGGTTGTCTAGCTTCAGTTATATTTTGTGGATACATTGTCTACGATACAGATAACCTAATCAAGCGCTATACTTATGATGATTACATCTGGGCTTCAGTCTCACTGTATTTGGACATCATCAACCTCTTTCTTTCGCTGCTTACTGTTTTTAGAGCTGCTGACAATTAG
- the LOC108211597 gene encoding probable protein phosphatase 2C 51 isoform X2, producing the protein MLLECNRPTSLMMVVAFLGVLVYALTVMAQEVSVSCMMAYDEGGAPAVFQSLECPQWDFPAKILQNQTDNCQFATIQGYRDYQEDRVTCNLDFKIPVLGKNGPKEIVVGVLAIFDGHGGKEASEMASKYLLDYFLLHVIFCTYKQSILLQNKHESVSQGRNNTENDILTLTSSQEVLPLTDDLPIYKILKEALLGAIRDIDMKFSLEALDNNYVSGSTATVVLLLDGTFLVANIGDSKALLCSFEDHPVKLWANELTNDHHPSRDDEKARIEAAGGFVRVWGVPRVNGVLAVSRSIGDIYLKRYGVIATPEVRDWDSLKTRDMYLVVASDGIFETLTSQDVCELLEETEASDNLSLSSSSLSLADRIVYSALRKGSMDNLSAIVKPLWKSHKAEEYAVDL; encoded by the exons ATGTTATTG GAGTGTAATAGACCAACCAGCTTAATGATGGTAGTAGCTTTTCTTGGGGTTCTTGTTTATGCGCTTACAGTAATGGCTCAAGAGGTTTCGGTATCTTGTATGATGGCTTATGATGAAGGCGGTGCTCCGGCTGTTTTCCAATCTCTAGAGTGCCCTCAGTGGGACTTTCCAGCTAAAATCCTTCAAAATCAGACTGATAACTGCCAGTTCGCCACAATTCAAGGGTATCGGGATTATCAAGAGGATCGTGTTACTTGCAATCTTGATTTCAAGATACCAGTGCTTG GTAAAAATGGGCCTAAGGAGATAGTGGTTGGTGTACTTGCAATATTTGATGGTCATGGAGGAAAGGAAGCTAGTGAGATGGCCTCAAAGTATTTGCTGGATTACTTTCTGCTGCATGTTATATTTTGTACTTACAAGCAGTCCATACTTCTCCAGAACAAGCATGAATCGGTTTCTCAAGGCAGAAACAACACAGAGAATGATATATTAACACTCACAAG TTCTCAAGAAGTGTTACCACTAACTGATGATTTGCCTATATATAAGATCTTGAAGGAAGCACTATTGGGGGCAATCCGTGATAttgatatgaaattttcattg GAAGCTTTAGACAACAACTATGTTTCCGGGTCTACTGCCACTGTCGTTCTCTTGCTAGatggtacatttttggttgccAACATTGGTGATTCAAAAGCACTCTTATGCTCATTTGAGG aTCATCCGGTAAAGCTCTGGGCTAATGAACTAACAAACGATCATCATCCAAGCAGAGATGATGAAAAGGCACGAATAGAGGCTGCTGGTGGTTTTGTTCGTGTATGGGGTGTACCTCGTGTTAACGGTGTACTAGCTGTATCTCGTTCTATAGGTGACATTTATCTCAAAAG GTATGGTGTTATTGCAACCCCAGAAGTGAGAGACTGGGACTCCTTAAAAACCAGGGATATGTATTTGGTGGTCGCTTCTGATGGCATATTTGAAACTCTGACCTCACAAGATGTTTGTGAACTTCTAGAGGAAACCGAGGCTTCTGATAATTTATCTCTAAGCTCGTCATCGCTTTCATTGGCTGATAGAATAGTGTATTCTGCATTGAGAAAGGGCAGCATGGATAATTTGTCAGCTATCGTGAAGCCATTGTGGAAATCTCACAAGGCCGAAGAATATGCTGTAGacttgtga